From one Catellatospora sp. IY07-71 genomic stretch:
- a CDS encoding AAA family ATPase: MSSAATDDRHDEIDREQQYVSVLYDRLDDLRERAAQRLSEALLQTGGTPQERSQRDSTIGLYTDRVASLGAVENGLCFGRLDLDDGGNRYIGRIGIFADTEDAEPLLVDWRAPASRAFYLATAASPQGVRRRRHIRSTGRTVTALDDEVLDLAAAAATPPHHEGLTSEAALFAAMDAGRTGRMRDIVQTIQAEQDRIIRADLGGVLVVQGGPGTGKTAVALHRAAYLLYTYRQELSTRAVLVVGPNETFLKYISQVLPSLAETGVVLRTVGGLFPGVTATGAEPDATAVVKGRASMVDVLAAAVRDRQRVPDTALEVDFDGEPLRLERAVCEDARAEARRSGKPHNLARELFDVEVIHALSVQVAERIGTDPYADDPLGGDDAPGDPQLLDEADLAEVRRELSTDPNVQTALDWLWPVLTPQRLLSDLYASDERLASAASGLTEAERALLRRERGAAWTPADAPLLDEAAELLGEDDRDAELMAERRRRQRLAYAEGALEILHGSRSIDLEDEIDPEILSASDVLGALELGERHEETARLTAAERAAADRRWAFGHVIVDEAQELSPMAWRLLMRRCPSRSMTVVGDVAQTGDPAGTSSWDAVLDPYVARRWKLTELTVNYRTPAEIMDLAGQVLKSIDPELQPPRSVRHTGHAPALSEVDRAELAERLAEVVRREAAALGDGTLGVLVPTGRVAELGAVVAAAVPQGGDGQAELTEAVTVLSVREAKGLEFDSVVIADPGGIVAESPRGHSDLYVALTRPTQRLTVLHHGDLAHW; the protein is encoded by the coding sequence TTGTCAAGCGCCGCCACCGACGACCGCCACGACGAGATCGACCGCGAGCAGCAGTACGTGTCCGTCCTCTACGACCGGCTCGACGACCTGCGCGAACGCGCCGCGCAGCGGCTGTCCGAGGCGCTGCTGCAGACCGGCGGCACGCCGCAGGAGCGGTCGCAGCGCGACTCGACCATCGGCCTCTACACCGACCGGGTCGCCTCGCTCGGCGCGGTGGAGAACGGCCTGTGCTTCGGCCGGCTCGACCTGGATGACGGCGGCAACCGGTACATCGGCCGCATCGGCATCTTCGCCGACACCGAGGACGCCGAGCCGCTGCTGGTGGACTGGCGCGCGCCTGCCTCCCGGGCGTTCTACCTGGCCACGGCGGCGTCACCGCAGGGCGTACGCCGCCGCCGGCACATCCGCAGCACCGGCCGCACCGTGACCGCCCTGGACGACGAGGTGCTCGACCTCGCCGCCGCGGCCGCCACGCCGCCCCACCACGAGGGCCTGACCAGCGAGGCGGCCCTGTTCGCGGCGATGGACGCCGGGCGCACGGGCAGGATGCGCGACATCGTGCAGACCATCCAGGCCGAGCAGGACCGGATCATCCGCGCCGACCTGGGCGGGGTGCTGGTGGTGCAGGGCGGCCCCGGCACCGGCAAGACCGCGGTGGCGCTGCACCGCGCGGCGTACCTGCTGTACACGTACCGCCAGGAGCTGTCCACCCGGGCGGTGCTGGTGGTCGGGCCCAACGAGACGTTCCTCAAGTACATCTCGCAGGTGCTGCCCTCGCTGGCGGAGACCGGCGTGGTGCTGCGCACCGTCGGCGGCCTGTTCCCCGGCGTCACCGCGACCGGCGCCGAGCCGGACGCCACCGCCGTGGTCAAGGGCCGCGCGTCGATGGTGGACGTGCTGGCGGCGGCGGTGCGCGACCGGCAGCGGGTGCCGGACACCGCGCTGGAGGTGGACTTCGACGGTGAGCCGCTGCGGCTGGAGCGGGCCGTCTGCGAGGACGCGCGGGCCGAGGCCCGGCGCAGCGGCAAGCCGCATAACCTGGCCCGCGAGCTGTTCGACGTCGAGGTCATCCACGCCCTGTCGGTGCAGGTGGCCGAGCGCATCGGCACCGACCCGTACGCCGACGATCCGCTCGGCGGCGACGACGCCCCCGGCGACCCGCAGCTGCTCGACGAGGCCGACCTGGCCGAGGTGCGCCGTGAGCTGTCCACCGACCCGAACGTGCAGACCGCGCTGGACTGGCTGTGGCCGGTGCTCACCCCGCAGCGGCTGCTGTCCGACCTGTACGCGAGCGACGAGCGCCTGGCCTCGGCGGCATCCGGCCTGACCGAGGCCGAGCGGGCCCTGCTGCGCCGGGAGCGCGGCGCGGCCTGGACCCCCGCCGACGCGCCGCTGCTCGACGAGGCCGCCGAGCTGCTCGGCGAGGACGACCGGGACGCGGAGCTGATGGCGGAACGGCGGCGCCGGCAGCGGCTGGCGTACGCCGAGGGCGCGCTGGAGATCCTGCACGGCTCCCGCTCCATCGACCTGGAAGACGAGATCGACCCGGAGATCCTGTCCGCATCGGACGTGCTGGGCGCGCTGGAGCTGGGCGAGCGGCACGAGGAGACGGCGCGGCTGACCGCCGCCGAGCGGGCCGCCGCCGACCGGCGCTGGGCGTTCGGCCACGTGATCGTCGACGAGGCGCAGGAGCTGTCGCCGATGGCCTGGCGGCTGCTGATGCGCCGCTGCCCGAGCCGGTCGATGACGGTCGTCGGCGACGTCGCGCAGACCGGCGACCCGGCGGGCACGTCCTCCTGGGACGCGGTGCTGGATCCGTACGTGGCCCGGCGCTGGAAGCTGACCGAGCTGACCGTCAACTACCGCACCCCGGCCGAGATCATGGACCTGGCCGGGCAGGTGCTCAAGAGCATCGACCCGGAGCTGCAGCCGCCCCGCTCGGTGCGGCACACCGGGCACGCCCCGGCGCTGTCCGAGGTGGACCGGGCCGAGCTGGCCGAGCGCCTGGCCGAGGTGGTGCGCCGGGAGGCCGCCGCGCTGGGCGACGGCACGCTGGGCGTGCTGGTGCCCACCGGGCGGGTCGCGGAGCTGGGCGCGGTGGTCGCGGCGGCGGTGCCGCAGGGCGGGGACGGGCAGGCGGAGCTGACGGAGGCGGTGACGGTGCTGTCCGTACGCGAGGCCAAGGGCCTGGAGTTCGACTCGGTGGTCATCGCCGACCCGGGCGGCATCGTCGCCGAGTCGCCGCGCGGCCACAGCGACCTGTACGTGGCGCTCACCCGGCCCACCCAGCGCCTGACCGTGCTGCACCACGGCGACCTCGCCCACTGGTGA
- a CDS encoding BTAD domain-containing putative transcriptional regulator has product MSPTRAGPAGVRILGPIEVAGADGPAALSGARQRALLAVLAMNAGTVVHQPRLIDALWGWDPPRTAVKTLHSHIARVRQALEACGLPDTLHTRHAGYVLDIPAQSVDAFLFESKVAAARRHLGASAPEQAARELREGLALWRGDALVDGEPTGWAAAEAARLNEVRLCAVEELWDAELRLGRHRAAVGELERLLVTQPHRERLVSLSMLALYRCGRAADALEAYRRLRAFLAEELGTDPGPELQRLHTAILREDPALDHTGPAPEPGVTEPSGGSGEPVPAELPSPAGHFTGRDAALSALDEVLARRGPQPRIAFVAGPAGMGKTALALQWAHTALAHFPDGQLFLDLAGHDPAAALGPAEALAQVLSSLGVPAGRVPAELPARAALYRTLLRERRVLVLLDNAGGADQLLPLVPPSPSSLLLVTSRNQPTGLSTHHAVHAVGLDALDRHEAVALLAEVLGRDRVEREPAGAARLAALCGGMPLALRIAAAKLTARPGRTLTELADELADDDRLDGLSVPGDSRSVRTVFASAYRSLPGPAARLFRLLGLHPGPTFTAHLAAAVTGTAPAAARRVLDELVAAHLVAEAGPDRFRCHDLLRLYARERALGEEPVPARDEALARIVDWHTAVADAANRLVDPGRDRVTPVLAHPPAQLPFPADHHAALDYLDQERVGMLAVVRHAAEHGHDTAAWQLTYLLTGFFDSRGHWEERVDLCRWGVAAAARTGDPAAEGLMRSGLGVALIMTRRFDEALDVLRSSLALMRRCGDVRGEGHAHNNIAVAGAGLRRYEDAVQAYQQALTLHTSIGNGLGVALSLNNIGDVYVRMGLPELGAEYLTRALAAARELPNARLEAAALSGLGQAHLALADFAAALEHLGQALAVRRHSGDRRHEAATRNTIGVAHLRSGDRAAALAQFGQALALSRELADRHLEATALANIGRTHLRHDDTVAAGGYLRLAQAVRNRAPDPYEAAELARDLGDLAHRTGDDDAAREQWQLAVDLFRKADATDEADRLAATFA; this is encoded by the coding sequence ATGAGTCCCACCAGAGCCGGACCCGCGGGGGTACGCATCCTCGGGCCCATCGAGGTGGCCGGGGCCGACGGCCCGGCGGCGCTGTCCGGCGCCCGCCAGCGGGCGCTGCTCGCGGTGCTGGCGATGAACGCCGGCACGGTGGTGCACCAGCCGCGGCTCATCGACGCGCTGTGGGGCTGGGATCCGCCGCGCACCGCGGTGAAGACGCTGCACAGCCACATCGCGCGGGTCCGCCAGGCGCTGGAGGCGTGCGGGCTGCCCGACACCCTGCACACCCGGCATGCCGGGTACGTGCTGGACATCCCGGCACAGTCGGTGGACGCGTTCCTGTTCGAGTCCAAAGTGGCCGCAGCTCGCCGCCATCTCGGCGCCAGCGCCCCTGAGCAGGCCGCCCGCGAGCTGCGCGAGGGCCTGGCCCTGTGGCGCGGCGACGCGCTCGTCGACGGCGAGCCCACCGGCTGGGCCGCGGCCGAGGCGGCACGGCTCAACGAGGTGCGCCTGTGCGCGGTCGAGGAGCTGTGGGACGCCGAGCTGCGGCTGGGCCGCCATCGCGCCGCCGTAGGCGAGCTGGAACGGCTGCTGGTGACCCAGCCGCACCGGGAACGCCTGGTCAGCCTGTCGATGCTGGCCCTCTACCGGTGCGGCCGGGCCGCCGACGCGCTGGAGGCGTACCGGCGGCTGCGCGCGTTCCTGGCCGAGGAGCTGGGCACCGACCCCGGGCCGGAGTTGCAGCGCCTGCACACCGCGATCCTGCGCGAGGACCCGGCACTGGACCACACCGGACCCGCCCCCGAACCTGGCGTGACGGAGCCGTCCGGCGGGTCCGGCGAGCCCGTGCCCGCGGAGCTGCCCAGCCCGGCCGGGCACTTCACCGGCCGCGACGCGGCACTGTCCGCGCTGGACGAGGTGCTGGCGCGGCGCGGCCCGCAGCCGCGGATCGCGTTCGTGGCCGGGCCCGCGGGCATGGGCAAGACCGCGCTGGCCCTGCAGTGGGCGCACACCGCGCTCGCGCACTTCCCGGACGGGCAGCTCTTCCTCGACCTGGCCGGGCACGACCCGGCCGCCGCACTCGGCCCGGCCGAGGCGCTGGCCCAGGTGCTGAGCAGCCTCGGTGTGCCCGCCGGGCGGGTGCCCGCCGAGCTGCCCGCCCGCGCCGCGCTCTACCGCACGCTGCTGCGCGAGCGCCGGGTGCTGGTGCTGCTGGACAACGCGGGCGGGGCCGACCAGCTGCTGCCGCTGGTGCCGCCGAGCCCCTCGAGCCTGCTGCTGGTCACCAGCCGCAACCAGCCCACCGGGCTGAGCACGCACCACGCCGTGCACGCGGTCGGCCTGGACGCCCTCGACCGGCACGAGGCGGTCGCGCTGCTCGCCGAGGTCCTCGGGCGCGACCGGGTGGAGCGCGAACCGGCGGGTGCGGCCCGGCTCGCCGCGCTGTGCGGCGGTATGCCGCTGGCGTTGCGTATCGCCGCGGCCAAGCTCACCGCCCGCCCCGGGCGCACCCTGACCGAGCTGGCCGACGAGCTGGCCGACGACGACCGGCTGGACGGGCTGTCGGTGCCCGGCGACAGCCGCAGCGTGCGTACGGTGTTCGCGTCGGCGTACCGGTCGCTGCCCGGCCCGGCGGCGCGGTTGTTCCGGCTGCTCGGCCTGCATCCGGGGCCCACCTTCACCGCGCACCTGGCGGCCGCCGTCACCGGCACGGCCCCCGCGGCGGCGCGGCGGGTGCTCGACGAGCTGGTCGCCGCGCACCTGGTCGCCGAGGCCGGGCCGGACCGGTTCCGCTGCCACGACCTGCTGCGCCTGTACGCCCGCGAGCGCGCCCTGGGCGAGGAGCCGGTCCCGGCCCGCGACGAGGCGCTGGCCCGGATCGTCGACTGGCACACGGCCGTCGCGGACGCGGCCAACCGGCTGGTCGACCCGGGCCGGGACCGGGTCACCCCGGTGCTGGCCCATCCCCCGGCACAGCTGCCGTTCCCCGCCGATCATCACGCCGCGCTGGACTACCTCGACCAGGAGCGGGTCGGCATGCTCGCCGTGGTGCGCCACGCCGCCGAGCACGGCCACGACACCGCCGCCTGGCAGCTGACGTACCTGCTGACCGGGTTCTTCGACTCGCGCGGGCACTGGGAGGAGCGGGTCGACCTGTGCCGGTGGGGTGTCGCCGCGGCGGCCCGCACCGGCGACCCGGCCGCCGAGGGCCTGATGCGCAGCGGGCTCGGCGTCGCCCTCATCATGACGCGGCGCTTCGACGAGGCGCTGGACGTGCTGCGCTCCTCCCTGGCGCTGATGCGCCGCTGCGGCGACGTACGGGGCGAGGGCCACGCGCACAACAACATCGCGGTGGCCGGCGCGGGGCTGCGCCGCTACGAGGACGCGGTGCAGGCCTACCAGCAGGCGCTGACCCTGCACACCTCGATCGGCAACGGCCTCGGGGTGGCGCTGTCGCTCAACAACATCGGCGACGTGTACGTCCGGATGGGACTGCCCGAGCTGGGCGCCGAGTACCTGACCCGCGCGCTGGCGGCGGCGCGGGAACTGCCCAACGCCCGGCTGGAGGCGGCCGCGCTGAGCGGCCTCGGGCAGGCGCACCTGGCCCTGGCGGACTTCGCCGCCGCGCTGGAGCACCTCGGGCAGGCGCTGGCCGTACGCCGGCACAGCGGCGACCGCCGCCACGAGGCCGCCACCCGCAACACCATCGGCGTGGCGCACCTGCGCAGCGGGGACCGGGCCGCCGCGCTCGCCCAGTTCGGGCAGGCGCTGGCGCTGAGCCGGGAGCTGGCCGACCGGCACCTGGAGGCCACCGCGCTGGCCAACATCGGCCGCACCCACCTGCGCCACGACGACACCGTCGCGGCGGGCGGCTACCTGCGGCTGGCGCAGGCGGTGCGCAACCGCGCGCCGGACCCGTACGAGGCCGCCGAACTGGCCCGCGACCTGGGCGACCTGGCGCACCGCACCGGCGACGACGACGCCGCCCGGGAGCAGTGGCAGCTCGCCGTGGACCTGTTCCGCAAGGCCGACGCCACCGACGAGGCCGACCGCCTCGCCGCGACGTTCGCTTGA
- a CDS encoding metallophosphoesterase, which produces MTVHRILHLSDTHLRHPVVDAAAALAGILHDLRSLSGLDLVVVSGDLADDGSAEGCAGVREQVGRFCAERGIPHYYCTGNHDTRDAFTEVFGSGHVAADGTDLGTRMPGTERAAVSELGGLRVITLDSLVPGAVYGELGGAQLSWLREVLATPAPAGSVVILHHPPLTVPTSLVMDRVNLRDAAALAAAVRGTDVRMILCGHFHLQLSGLLAGVPVWVTPGVVSRIDLTASPGLLRVVRGGGASVVELGGPASPVGHVLHARDPRAGELLQLVDASSGQDAVEAP; this is translated from the coding sequence ATGACCGTCCACCGCATCCTGCACCTGTCCGACACCCATCTGCGCCACCCCGTCGTCGACGCGGCCGCCGCGCTCGCCGGGATCCTGCACGACCTGCGTTCGCTGTCCGGGCTGGACCTGGTCGTGGTGAGCGGCGACCTCGCCGACGACGGCTCGGCCGAGGGCTGCGCGGGGGTACGCGAACAGGTCGGCCGCTTCTGCGCCGAGCGCGGCATCCCGCACTACTACTGCACCGGCAACCACGACACCCGCGACGCGTTCACCGAGGTCTTCGGCTCGGGACACGTCGCGGCCGACGGCACCGACCTCGGCACGCGGATGCCGGGCACGGAACGCGCCGCCGTCAGCGAGCTCGGCGGCCTGCGCGTGATCACCCTGGACAGCCTGGTGCCGGGCGCGGTGTACGGCGAGCTGGGCGGCGCGCAGCTGTCCTGGCTGCGGGAGGTGCTGGCCACGCCCGCCCCGGCCGGTTCGGTGGTGATCCTGCACCACCCGCCGCTGACGGTGCCGACCTCGCTGGTCATGGACCGGGTCAACCTGCGCGACGCCGCCGCGCTCGCCGCCGCGGTGCGCGGCACCGACGTCCGCATGATCCTGTGCGGCCACTTCCACCTGCAGCTGTCCGGCCTGCTCGCGGGTGTTCCGGTGTGGGTGACGCCCGGCGTGGTGTCGCGCATCGACCTCACCGCGTCGCCGGGCCTGCTGCGGGTCGTGCGCGGCGGCGGAGCCTCCGTGGTGGAGCTGGGCGGTCCGGCGTCGCCGGTGGGCCACGTGCTGCACGCCCGCGACCCCCGGGCCGGTGAGCTGCTGCAACTGGTGGACGCGTCGTCCGGTCAGGACGCCGTCGAGGCGCCCTGA
- a CDS encoding VOC family protein, with protein MIRWTYAFIDRPADLFTEAASFWARATGTHLTARRGADAEFATLLPIGADPCLKVQAVGDGGGVHLDLAVEDPVALTRRAHELGAETAAATGTYTVLRSPGGMVFCAVPWHDEFRRPIAQAAPDGALSRLDQVCIDAGPAAYDAEVAFWGELTGWGAYPGSRPEFHVVEQPAELPVRILLQRLREERPTSAHLDLACSEIEGVRSWHEKLGATYVADGARWVVMRDPAGGVYCLTARDPQTGGLPGR; from the coding sequence GTGATCCGCTGGACGTATGCCTTCATCGACCGGCCCGCTGACCTGTTCACCGAGGCCGCGTCGTTCTGGGCCAGGGCCACCGGCACCCACCTCACCGCCCGGCGCGGCGCGGACGCGGAGTTCGCGACGCTGCTGCCGATCGGCGCGGACCCGTGCCTGAAGGTGCAGGCCGTGGGCGACGGGGGCGGCGTGCACCTGGACCTCGCCGTCGAGGACCCCGTCGCGCTGACCCGGCGGGCGCACGAGCTGGGCGCGGAGACCGCCGCCGCCACCGGCACGTACACCGTGCTGCGCTCGCCCGGCGGCATGGTCTTCTGCGCGGTGCCGTGGCACGACGAGTTCCGCCGCCCGATCGCGCAGGCCGCCCCGGACGGTGCGCTGAGCCGCCTGGACCAGGTGTGCATCGACGCCGGGCCGGCCGCGTACGACGCCGAGGTGGCCTTCTGGGGCGAGCTGACCGGCTGGGGCGCCTATCCGGGTTCGCGGCCGGAGTTCCACGTCGTCGAGCAGCCCGCGGAGCTGCCCGTGCGGATCCTGCTGCAGCGGCTGCGCGAGGAGCGGCCCACCTCGGCCCACCTGGATCTGGCCTGCTCGGAGATCGAGGGGGTGCGGTCCTGGCATGAGAAGCTCGGCGCGACGTACGTCGCCGACGGCGCGCGGTGGGTGGTGATGCGGGACCCGGCCGGCGGTGTCTACTGCCTCACGGCCCGTGATCCGCAGACCGGCGGCCTGCCCGGACGTTGA
- a CDS encoding Calx-beta domain-containing protein — translation MNRFVRWLSASALALLATIVLLPQPAAAATIPCGHDCLGISRDAICWEKEWCAVTIEIKGTLPKDGYALPYRTADGTASAPADYTEVREGVLWLKPGGDSRLEVFVEGDSVRERGETFLIEYLDREGRVVATATVLISDGV, via the coding sequence ATGAACCGCTTCGTGCGCTGGCTCAGCGCCTCAGCTCTGGCACTGTTGGCGACGATCGTCCTGCTGCCGCAGCCCGCGGCCGCGGCCACCATCCCGTGCGGGCACGACTGCCTGGGCATCTCCCGTGACGCGATCTGCTGGGAGAAGGAGTGGTGCGCCGTCACCATCGAGATCAAGGGCACGCTTCCCAAGGACGGGTATGCGCTGCCGTACCGCACCGCCGACGGCACCGCCTCGGCCCCGGCCGACTACACCGAGGTGCGCGAGGGCGTGCTGTGGCTCAAACCGGGCGGCGATTCGCGGCTGGAGGTCTTCGTCGAGGGCGACAGCGTGCGTGAGCGCGGCGAGACCTTCCTGATCGAGTACCTGGACCGCGAGGGCCGCGTCGTGGCCACCGCGACCGTCCTCATCAGCGACGGCGTGTAA